In Acanthopagrus latus isolate v.2019 chromosome 16, fAcaLat1.1, whole genome shotgun sequence, one DNA window encodes the following:
- the LOC119004596 gene encoding uncharacterized protein LOC119004596 has product MRERDFMPNMERGKPATYTGDKKAKMAAKTNKKWVRLATVFAYVLSVSLAAIILAIYYSLIWKPTSASSSAGKPGVPGEVTPVANISTNISTSINNGTELNSTQTSPNETVQGTTLHSRALQWDDRAGSVAVSPRGAGAEIAHTQQEGGLYASTHGHTSAEVSDTLGRQARSSQPRASHYTPPGTMEPDEDEDEREARRRDDAPATGDRAAGPPTPATSLRGD; this is encoded by the coding sequence ATGAGAGAGCGGGACTTCATGCCCAATATGGAGCGGGGCAAACCTGCCACTTACACGGGGGACAAAAAGGCTAAGATGGCTGCTAAGACTAACAAGAAGTGGGTGAGACTAGCCACTGTTTTTGCATATGTGTTGTCCGTGTCCTTAGCAGCCATTATCCTGGCAATTTACTACAGCCTGATCTGGAAGCCGACCAGCGCATCCTCTTCCGCGGGGAAGCCTGGAGTGCCCGGTGAGGTCACCCCCGTCGCAAACATCTCAACTAATATATCCACGAGCATCAACAATGGCACGGAGTTGAACTCTACGCAGACATCTCCCAACGAGACCGTGCAGGGCACAACCCTGCACAGTCGGGCGCTTCAGTGGGACGACAGAGCCGGGAGCGTGGCCGTGTCCCCGCGCGGTGCCGGAGCGGAGATTGCGCACACGCAGCAGGAGGGAGGACTGTACGCGTCTACCCACGGTCACACAAGCGCGGAGGTATCGGACACTTTGGGTCGGCAGGCGCGCTCGTCTCAACCCCGGGCGAGCCACTACACCCCGCCAGGCACCATGGAGCccgacgaggacgaggacgagagGGAGGCGCGCAGACGGGACGACGCGCCGGCGACCGGCGACCGCGCCGCCGGTCCTCCGACCCCCGCGACGAGCCTGAGAGGAGACTGA